GGACCTGGGCCAGCTTTCTGCGGCCCATGAGGTGTGTCTTGGCTATCTGCCTGTCCGATTCGCCAAGGCGCATCCGGACAAGAGCATGGCGATATTCAAACATCTCGAACCTCCGATTGGACATCCCGCGTACCTCCCGCTCGTGAATCCGGCGGAAATACGTGGCATCTCGAAGGTCCGAAACCCGGTTCGGCCAGGCTAGACTGGCTCCATTACCTGATCATCAAATGGCCCCATTGCGTGAGCACTGGGTGGCTCCATTAGGTGAACATCCGGTGGCTCCATTGGGTGAACATCGAATGGACCCATAGGGGCGGTCGCCGACAAAGGTGGGGCATTTTGAACTTTCCCTGCCGTCCACAATGTTTTCAGACGTAATTGTGCTGGATGACAGGCCCACTCGTGGGGGAGGTTTGCCGGACTTTTCTCATGCAGTAATTGCAAGACTTATATCATCGCTAGAAAGCAATCCTAATGCTAGTGTTGTTTATTTAATTGGTGACCAGGCGAATGGGAAGAACACAGTATCAGAGTTGAGGCAATTCGATAGTAAGTCTATTGACATTGACCGTGTGTCTAATAAGACTATGATGCCTCACAGTAGTATTCGAAACGTTGCAGATAGAATTGCTGGAAATATTGTTTTTTGTAGTGGTGAAGCGGACATTTCAAGTGATCTTGCAAACAGGTTGAGGCTAGCTCGCGATTTAAAATATAAACAATTTGTAAATAACGAGTCATCAAAAATATTTTTAAATAGGAATCTCAAGGATTTGGAGTTTAGCCTTAGGCGCGAGGATGGCTGTCGTTTGCATACTGCCTCTGAAGCATATCCGACGGTTCTTGAGATCGCACGTACATCTGTTGGTATCCCACTTATAACTGATCAGGCTGGTCAGGAGTTGCGTGAACTTGATGATTTTAAAGTTTACCTTGAAAATCCTACAAAAGACAGAATACCTGAATTCCTGCATGATGAAACTGAGCAGTTGAATAATTATTTTCAAAAAACTTTTCTGGATGAGGAAAGTCTTTTTGGAAAACCCTTGCAAAGAGATAAGCAACTTGAATGTGTGTTAAGGCATGTCAAAAATATTCTTACTGAACGTAATAGATTCGCAACAAGGCGTGCGATTTTGGTTGTTCCTCATGACGTTAAGGAGGGTTCTGACATTTCACCGCTGGGACTAGTTTCTGTTCGAATTCTTCCCCGCTTTGAAAATGATAGGGCCATACTTCATTATAGTTTTACGTGGCGAACTGTTGAGGTACTTGTTGGCTTTCCATATAGCTTGTATGGCTCAATTTGTTTTGGTGAGTATCTAACTGATAAGGTCAAGTCGATGTGTGGACCAGCCCTTGAAAATGGTGTTAAGATGGGGTCTTTGTCTTATGTTGCTCACAGTTTGCATATGTTTGTTGATGGATATGGGCAAAACATAGCTAGGTGGATTGTTAATAGCGCGACAAAGTAGTTTATGGTTGAAATTTTTACTGATGAGTTCTTGACCTATAGGGTCATGCAGTTGTTAGGTGATAACAATTTTTCTTGTCGTTGTATGGGGCAAGGTGTTATTTGGTGCTCAGGTTCACTTGGCTTGGTTCATCAGGTGTTGTCTGCAAATTTATTGTTTGAAGTGCGCCGCTATCTGGATAAATATAT
This genomic window from Fundidesulfovibrio putealis DSM 16056 contains:
- a CDS encoding thymidylate synthase family protein; this translates as MFSDVIVLDDRPTRGGGLPDFSHAVIARLISSLESNPNASVVYLIGDQANGKNTVSELRQFDSKSIDIDRVSNKTMMPHSSIRNVADRIAGNIVFCSGEADISSDLANRLRLARDLKYKQFVNNESSKIFLNRNLKDLEFSLRREDGCRLHTASEAYPTVLEIARTSVGIPLITDQAGQELRELDDFKVYLENPTKDRIPEFLHDETEQLNNYFQKTFLDEESLFGKPLQRDKQLECVLRHVKNILTERNRFATRRAILVVPHDVKEGSDISPLGLVSVRILPRFENDRAILHYSFTWRTVEVLVGFPYSLYGSICFGEYLTDKVKSMCGPALENGVKMGSLSYVAHSLHMFVDGYGQNIARWIVNSATK